TCAGTACCACGTACATCACGTGCCCTGCTGACCCAAAGAAGACCCTGGGCATCAAACTACCTTTCCTAGTGATGATCATCAAGAACCTGAAGAAATACTTCACTTTTGAAGTGCAGGTGAGGAGCGTGCAGTGGGGAGGCCCCTCCAGGGACCAGTGAGGAAGGTGCCAGGGAGCCCACAGTCTTATGTTCGAACTTATCCCAGGCAGCGAGTGGTCCCCaaaacagttttgctttcttGGCCATGTGATGTTTCAGATCTTTTGCTATGGGGGCATCAGTCAGCTCACAAGCACATTGTTGCTATTCCTGAAAATGGGTCTGTTTCCTGTGTTAAAAATCCTTCTGCTGTGAAATGGAGGGGTGGGAGTAAGAGAGCCCTCTCTCAGAGACGGGTAGAGCCTGAGCCTAGAATAGCTGCTGTCTTGGGGAGCGGGGGGTCCCTGGCACCTGGGACAGCAGCCTGCCTTCCTTGCGCCAGGTGCTGGATGATAAGAACGTACGCCGGCGTTTCCGGGCGAGTAACTACCAGAGCACAACTCGGGTGAAGCCCTTCATCTGCACCATGCCCATGCGGCTGGACGACGGCTGGAACCAAATCCAGTTCAACCTGTCGGACTTCACGCGCCGGGCTTATGGGACAAATTACATTGAGACCCTGAGAGTCCAGGTGAGAAGCAGGCATGTCCTGCCCGCAGAAACCAGTGGTCTTCCTGCTGGAAACTGGGAATCCGAGTTCAGCCCTGACTGGTTCCTTTGCCAGTCCTGCTCTTTGCAGAGCACAGCGGGAGGGGAGCAAAGGCCCGACTGAGGCAGCAAAGGTCTTTGTGTTGCCTCACTTCACTGGACTAGGCTGGGATGAAGGAGCCCATTTCCATCGTGTTTCTCTTGCTGGCTGTTGGTTAGGATAAGAGTCGCAGTCCACCTAAAGTTTCCTGCGGCGTGCCATGCATCCTGCTGGATGGAGGTCTGCTGGAAATTAGCTGTGTGCTGCCTTACTCTCCAGATACGCCAGACAGCGACCAGACAGGTGGGAGCCTGGCTGGTAAAGACCCAGGGTGTTATAGTCCATACGTATCCCTGAGGTCAAGCTTGTTTCCAAGTGTGGGTGGAGTGACCCTGCCTTCACCGAGCCCCTTGGACCAGAGCTGACGTAGCATTTGTTCCTGCTGAGGATGTGAGACTTGTTCCGTATGCTAGGGATTCACGTTCGCTGTGTCCAGTGGCATGCGTTATTTTGAGGAATGCCTGTACGCAGAGCATGCCCGTTCCTTAGTACGACGGGACTGCTGCCGTTCCTTGTGGGGTTGCCCTGAGATGAGCAGGCAGTCAACTGGGAAATGTCTGCCTTCTCACATACCCATGAGGGCACTGGAGCGACTCCTTTGCTGCCAGCTGATAGTGGAGGCAGCGCAGACTGGACAGTCTCATTCCTGACCTCAGGGAGGCCCTGAAGAGGGAGTGTTAAAAATGCAGCAAGCTGAGGCTGAGGGTGTTCTGCCAAATGCTGGTACCAGTGAGAAGCAGAGGGGGGTTCACAGCGAAGAACCCTCTAAGCAACTAAGGCAGATCTTAATTTGCAGAGATGCCAGAGCTTGGCCAAATCTCTTGAGCCAGCTTGCATCACTGGAGAGAGCATCTAACGCAAAGCAGAGGGCATGGGCCAACGTTTCTTCTCTGATGTCCTGTCAGATTCGGAGAGAGGCAGTGAGGtctcttctccagctgctgaGCCAAGGAATCCAGGCTGCTGCATGACAGCGAAGCTGAGTGTGGAAAGAGCATATGGAAAATGGATTGACTCTTTGTTTTGACTCTCAGATCCACGCCAACTGTCGCATCCGACGGGTGTACTTCTCTGACCGGCTCTACTCAGAGGATGAGCTCCCAGCTGAGTTCAAGCTGTATCTGCCTGTCCAGAACAAGGCCAAGGTGAGCTAGCCgtgggcaaggaggggggggAGCAGCAGCTGGGCCAGGCTAgcattcctctccctcctcccgctGCCTTCACAGTCCAGAGTTTCTTCTGGCAGCAGAGCTCTTACCAGCTTTGGCCGTCAGCCAGGGAGCACCCTCACTGTTGCCAGGGTGAGCACTCTGTCGGGGGCGCCTTGTGTTTTGGCAGGAAAGCCACTCAGTGTGGAAGTTGTCATTCCCATCTAGGAGCAGGGTGGGCTGTGCAGCTGCTCCCCACGTCCTTCCTGTTCCTGTTGAAGGGCTCTGGGCAGGGTGGCAACCTCCCGGCATCTCTCCGGAGCTTTCACCCATGACTCAGCACAGCGGCTTTGCTCGTCAGAGCTAGCTGCAGCTCCACACTTGTCTTCCAGGAGAGATGCTGTTTGCGTCCCTCTAGCCTAGTTCCTCTATCCCCCCTGATCTCTTCCCTGCCCAGTGCAGACTGTGGTGCTGTGAGGTGGGAAGGGGATAGGCAAGGTTGCGGCCGCCCAGCAGGAGGAGGTGCCAAGCTCTGCTCTTACGGTGATGGAGAGGAGTCCCTGGCGTATTGGCAGCAGTCTTGAGGCTTGTGAGGAAGCACTATCTTTGCCAGGGCCAGCCTGTCCCAGTGCAGATGCTTCTTTTAGCAGAGCAGATTCCTGGGCAAAATTTCAAGGAGCTGAGGGAGGATATTGGGTGCTGATCTTAGTGGGAGATAGAAGGCAGTGTTAACAGTAGGTAACACCCCTGGGGAAACTGTCACTGCCTTCTGGGCTGTAGCAGCCTCCCAGGGGTGTCTGGGGAATGCTCGGAGCTCTCCCAGTACAGTTGTCTTGGTGCTGCCGAGTCTAATAAGtgtctcctttcttctccctgctctgtCCAGCAATAACACCACGTTGGGAAGAGATGCGAGAAATGTTTGGGGTCagtaggaaaacaaaagcaggtgGAAGAGGAGGCCCTGCTGAGACCAAGTTTTAAATCAGCTCACCTTGCCTAGGGTAACTTTGATTCATCTGGTATCCCTCTTCTGGACAGGACACAATTAACCATGTAACAGGTCTGAGACTATGTTGTTGGTGTGCAGTTGTACAGAATCAGAGTTTTCCTAGCTGTTCCTAAAGTGCTGAGCCTAAACACTGCAAGTGGCCTAGTACCTGACCTTATGTTGCACAGAGGGGTTGCTCAAAGTGGCCACTGTGCCTCCGAAGAGGGGATTCAGCAGGAATTACGGGGTTAAGTGTGCCCTCTTGAAGATAccgattttattttttctttccttgttttccatCTCTTATTTTATATATGCCCTAAATATGGATGTAATACTCACTCTTGGGTAGTTATTAAACATTTGATTCTGTAAGTCTGCTTCTGGCTTCTTCCTCCTTTGATGGATCCTTTAACTTGCACATGTTAGCACTTCACAAAGTGCCAAAGAATTTCTTTAGGAACCCAGATGTTAGAATTTGCCTCTTGAATTTGACTTTGGCAGTCTGGCTGTTTAAGGGATAGCACAGACATGAACAACAGCAGtctggagagaggagaaataaTAACGTTTCCGTAGAGGAGACAGGATCTGTCTCCAGCGCATGAGGTTTCTGGTGCTCTACCTGTGACAAAAACTCACACTGTTCACTTTTAGTGCATGGAAATGggtttttcattcctttcttacTTGGAGTCGTTTTCCCAGCAGTGACAAATTGGTCTTACCTGCCTGTTAGGGCACAGCTCTGTTTGCTGTGTAGTTAAACAACTCACTCCAGCTCTCAACCGAGCCTTTAGCAGCTACTTATAGCAAGAGGCACACAATAGCCTTCCAGCTGCCAAATTGTCCCTTTCCCCAGGGATCAAAGGAGGGGTTTAGCAAAGCAGCATAACAGGAGCGGAAGTCTTTTCCTGTGCTGAAGCTGCCCTTCCCTGCCTCAAACCAATCTGCCTTTGTTGTGGAAAGGCTTGCGGAGGGGAGGCTGCAGACGTCCACCAGTAACAGAGTGAGTCTGGGAGTAGCTGATGCCTTTCCTCCCTGGGGCCAAGCTCCCCACAGCTACTCCAGTGGGTAGGTACCTAAGGTGGGTACTGATCCTTCCCTGGTGTTGGCTGTGCAGTGAATTGGGAGGACTTCACTTTCATTATTGTCCTGTAAAACAAAGCTGGTGTCTCCCAGGAGGGGAGCCTGCTGGGGGACATCTGCCCCAGATTCTGGGCTTAATCCTGACCTGATTTAAATCCACCTGATTTAAAGGTTTGGCATGTCCGTGCACCCTCACAGTCAGCAGCTTCTCCGTATGGACCCCACTTTACCTCTGTGGCCAGCTCTCGGGATGCCTATGATGCAGCTGCCTTATTTGCACCTTCAAAGCTCTAGTGGGCTTTGAACTGGAGGTGCTGACCCCATGCTGCCACGTGGTGCTGGATTGCACTTGCAGAAGGCTTTCTGGAGAAGACCTTTCCAATTTTTGTAGCAGCTGAATAGCTTGGTAGCTCTAAGAAGCCAAGCCAAGGAAGCCCACATGGGAAGGCACCATCCATCTTGCTTTGACATCTGTCAAGGCTTGGCTGGACTTGAGATTTGTTAAGTGGCATCGCACTGTATCGTGCGCCAAGGATCGGCCTTAATGAAATCCACGGCGAGGCTTTCCTGCCACGTTTGCAAAGcttgccagggctgggggagctgctgagggaatCCATCAGACCCCGGCAGGGTAAAGCGTGCATCCTTTCCTACAAGCCCATGCTCATGACCATGTGTTCTTGGCAGTCGTTGGCAGCCGAGTACTcaccgggagctgctgctgcttttccctgccCCGCTGCGGCCCATGCTGGAGTCGCCCCTTGTCCTCGAGGAGTCGGGTTTGCTCTGAGTGAGTGACCTTAATGCATTAAGAGGGGCTGGGCAACCCAGGGCCCCGCGCTGGCTGCCTCTGCGGAGAGATTAGATGGGCTCTGCTGCCAATTCCTGCCCGACTTCTAGGAGCTGTGCCAGCGGATTGTGCTGGAATAAACTCCCAGCCGCAAACCCTTACATCCATGTGGACcctctgtgtattttttaatatgaaacaaaataatgaatcTTCCTGTTTACATGCTGCACAAAGTGGAGCATCATCAGATACTGGCTCTCTCCTTTAGGGCCAAATGGTGGTGGACTTCTGCGGTGTTCttcaaaaatcttccttttctaatCCCCCCCCCCATCAAAACTTTAACCGTCTCACTGAAGGTGAGTGAAGTTTGGATGCTCTCCCTGCGggagaagatgctgctgctggtgcaTAGGCCAAAATGTCACAGGCATCCTGTCAGCCGTCGTTTCCGAGAGTAAATGTGCACCAGCAAAACTCCTGCGGTGAAGCTTCTTACTGCTTTGGTTATGGGCTCTTGACCCGGCTGGGACGCAATGTCCTCCTACATGGAAAGAgtggaggaaggcaggaaggacCTGGGTGCAGAGATGGGAGTCTGCCCCAAGGATGGCTACCGCCTACGTGCTCCCGGGGCAGCTCCAGCTTGGTGCGAGGGGTGAGCAGAGGGGGAGTCCTGGTTCAGTCCAGGCAGCCTGCAGAGAGAAGGTCTTAAATATCCCCGTGTTCACCTTTCTGTGGGTGGcctgctccttccttcctgcttgAGTCCTTATTGCAGTTCATGTCCAGTGGGAGAGAAAGGAATCTTTCTTTGCGGGGAGCCCTGGATTCAACCCGGGGCGGAGCAGGACCCACCCAAAGATGAATTTTCCTTGCCTCTGCCGGCTTTTCGCCTTCCTCTTCCATTGGCtggggcaaggtcctgcacttcggcacTTTGATTGGGACCTAAGTGCTGGGAGCGTGCTTTCTACATCAAAGGCAAAGCTCCTCTTTGAAATCCCAGCTGCTGAAGGATGGCGAGTGCacgggctgcagcacctcagagCAAGGGACGGGAGAGCGGCCCTCCCCGGCTTGGGCAGGGAGCAGGCGTGCTTGGACCGAGCTGGAGCAGCTGGCAGTTGCCGTGTGGTGCGAGCCAAGGCTGGGACATCCCTCGGCTCCGGTGGCTCTGCCTGGGCAggtggcagcagctggcaggggaAGCTGGCAGGGTTTTCCTGGACAGCTTTCTGTCTGTTGGCTCTGCCACTGGGGCAGCAGCAGTCCGGGTGAGAGTCTGGCCCCGCGGAGTGGCAGGACGCTGGTACGGGCttctgtccctgcctgtggcctTCCCCTTTGTCCCCTTCCTATTAAGTGGATCCTGACACAAAGCACAGAGCTCTGATCACGGAGGTGATACGCAGGAATCAAAAAAATCTGGGCCAAACTCTGCTCCTTgccctctctgcttccccttctGCATCTCCCTGGATGTCTTGGGCCAAATGTTGTCGTCTTTGTAGAGGGATTACACCTCCAGGGCGACGCTAATCCTCTGCAGCTGCTGTCTAGCGTGGGGCGGAGGGTGCTGGAGAGgagggaaatatttattttgagttTTGCCATTGGCCACTGCCCAGGAAAAATGAGTGACCGTACTGGGGACTTTGGCCACttctgcatgcagggagagctgatCTTCCTGCCCCGCTGGCGCCTGCGGGAGAGGGGTGAGAGCTTCCCCCGGCAGGCTGCAAAATGGGACCACCCAAGCAAGATTTTATTTGGATGAGGGAGCGGCTGTGCGCCCTGAGAGCTACCCTGGGATGTGATGGGGAAAGCCTCGGAGCTGCTAGAGGTGAGAAGATGATGGATGCCAAGTTGTGCAGAAGCAGACCTGCAGACCGTCTGGTCCACCATCACCTCGTGTGTTGCCCCTGCGGCCCCAGAAGTTACTTTCCTCCCAGTGAGACGAAGGGTCTGGCACCAcggggagcagagctggtggctgcGGGGTGGGTGCGAGGGGAGGTGATGGGCATGAGCAGTGCACGTTTGCCAAGCTCTCTGTAGCCGGCGGGTGCATCCCAcccacagcagggctgtgctggcactGACCCTGCCCAGGCAGCGCCCGCAGCCTCAGCCTTGCCTGCAGCGTGCACAGGCAGCAGGTTCAGCCCCTCCCAGGGCCCCGCGGCTCTTCCCTCCGTCCCCAGCGTTGTTTCCTCCGGCCTTGAAGCCAGCCGGTCGCTGCTTGGCGTATCCCGGCCCCAGTTCTTCCTCTGCGCCGAGCCCGGCTTCCTCTCTGCTTTCCGGGTCCTCTCCTCAGCGGTGCACAGGGGATCGTGCCCTGActtgcagaggaagaggaggaagtgcAGTTTCTCCTGTGATGGTGCCAAGTGGGCAGAGAAAGCCCCCGCCAGCCCTGGTCACCCCCATCAGCCGCACTCCAGCAGTGTGTGGAGCCCCATCCCGCAGCGGCcagcaccgccccggcacagcaGGGCCTGGAGAACACTGAGCTCCCGGGGTCTTTTCCAGGCCGGGCTTCTCCAGCCTATTTTTGGGAAGCTGGGAGCTGCCTGGTGGGGGTGGAtcctggcagggctgcctgg
This Calonectris borealis chromosome 12, bCalBor7.hap1.2, whole genome shotgun sequence DNA region includes the following protein-coding sequences:
- the CFAP20 gene encoding cilia- and flagella-associated protein 20 isoform X1 — its product is MFKNTFQSGFLSVLYSIGSKPLQIWDKKVRNGHIKRITDNDIQSLVLEIEGTNVSTTYITCPADPKKTLGIKLPFLVMIIKNLKKYFTFEVQVLDDKNVRRRFRASNYQSTTRVKPFICTMPMRLDDGWNQIQFNLSDFTRRAYGTNYIETLRVQIHANCRIRRVYFSDRLYSEDELPAEFKLYLPVQNKAKVS
- the CFAP20 gene encoding cilia- and flagella-associated protein 20 isoform X2; translated protein: MFKNTFQSGFLSVLYSIGSKPLQIWDKKVRNGHIKRITDNDIQSLVLEIEGTNVSTTYITCPADPKKTLGIKLPFLVMIIKNLKKYFTFEVQVLDDKNVRRRFRASNYQSTTRVKPFICTMPMRLDDGWNQIQFNLSDFTRRAYGTNYIETLRVQIHANCRIRRVYFSDRLYSEDELPAEFKLYLPVQNKAKQ